A window of the Lacticaseibacillus casei DSM 20011 = JCM 1134 = ATCC 393 genome harbors these coding sequences:
- a CDS encoding IS3 family transposase — MTSRYDKEFKQNIINLYKQGESAAQMAREYGIGYSTVHKWIQGQAKTQSGKSPDEIKAMEKRLASLSEENEILKKALGFLAQK; from the coding sequence ATGACAAGTCGTTACGACAAAGAATTCAAACAAAACATTATCAACCTATATAAGCAAGGCGAATCAGCTGCCCAAATGGCCAGAGAATATGGCATTGGCTATTCAACAGTTCATAAGTGGATCCAGGGCCAGGCCAAAACTCAATCCGGTAAATCGCCAGACGAAATCAAAGCGATGGAAAAGCGACTGGCTTCGCTGTCTGAGGAGAACGAAATCCTAAAAAAAGCCCTAGGCTTTCTTGCGCAGAAGTAA
- a CDS encoding IS3 family transposase — MKQRILRIFAEFKQRYGVMKIHHELNLELQPLQLRCSPRRISRLMKELDIHSVTVNKWKAASASKTKVEQRPNLLKQDFSTTGLNQKWTADMTYIQTKRNG, encoded by the coding sequence TTGAAACAACGGATTCTGCGGATCTTTGCGGAATTTAAGCAGCGATACGGTGTTATGAAGATCCACCATGAATTGAATCTGGAACTTCAACCACTGCAGCTTCGGTGCAGTCCACGACGGATTTCCCGGCTCATGAAGGAACTGGATATCCACTCCGTTACCGTCAATAAGTGGAAAGCGGCTTCGGCTTCCAAAACCAAGGTTGAACAGCGTCCCAACTTGCTTAAGCAGGATTTCTCGACCACTGGTTTAAATCAAAAATGGACCGCTGATATGACCTATATTCAAACGAAGCGTAATGGCTAG